The DNA segment ACGTCGCGGCGGTTCGGTTCGGTATCGAAACGGCGCTCCAGCAAAAGTTGATGGAGTCGAGATCTGACATGGAAGTATCGGACAGCATGTTGGGCGTGGAGATGGATATGGCCATGGGAGAACCCTTTGGCGGTTCCGTAAACGGCGGAATGGGTGGCGGAGGTGCTGCCGATCCGTTCGGTCCGAATGAGTTTGCATTCGGCGGTGGTCAGATACAGCTTCGCGCAAATGCGGCGAAGTCTCTTGGTCGCAATGTCCCGGGTTTGCCGGACGCAAATCAGTGGGCGGCACTTAGCCGTCGGCGATTGGGACGATCATCAACCGTTTTCTTCCGCGAACTCGATTCGACACGGCAATGGGCCGAAAGTCACTGGGACCGAGTGCGGACCGTATCGGGGCCAGCCTCGGAATCATTGATTGACGCGAATGGCTTTTGGTCCGATTTAGCGTCGGGATCGGCAGAGAAGATTTCCGTTTCGGCCGACCTGCTGCGTCCCAGTGATTCGCGGCATGCTGCCCTGATGGGACTCGCTTTTTGCGGGCTGCCAATCACGGCCGGTGAAATCGATCTGCCCTCGGCACCCGACACGTGGTTCAAACCTGCGCACGGTGTTGCGGTGGTGACCAAGCGGCTTCAACGACTCAGTGCGAATGGCCAACCGAATTCGATCATGATCGGAGGACGTTTTACTCGTGTCGACGATTCTGATGCTGCGGAAGTCACCGAATTCGTCGCTGGTGTGGTCTATCGTGGGCAAGCGGTGTTATCGAATCCGACGCCCCAACAGCAGTCGTTCAATGTGCTGTGGCAGATTCCTGCTGGCAGCATTCCCGTGACCGGCACCAAGACGCTTGATAGCCGTGTCGTCACGTTAAAGCCGTTCGCCGTGGACGCGATCAGCTACGAATTTTACTTTCCCGTCGCGGGCAAGTTTGCCCACTATCCGGCAACAGCCGCAGACGGGGAAACGTTAGTGGCCAAAACGGAACTGAAGACATTTGATGTTTTGGACGAAGCGACTTCGGGCGACACGAACAACTGGAATGCCATTGCTCGCGACGGATCGGCGGACAAGATAGCCACGTTCTTAAGGGATGCCAATGTCCGTAAAATTGATTGGTCGTTAGTCACACACCGGATGTCTGACCCATTGGTCTATCGCGCGATCACCGACTCGCTGGTTGCGAACCGATTGATGGTCGACGAACTTTGGGCGTTTTCGCTGAAACACAATGACGAAGCCGGCATCCAAACGTTTTTGTCGATGCAAGATGGTTTGTCCCGTGATGTTGGTCCGGTGCTCGACAGTTCGCTACTGTCGGTGGATCCAATTGAACGTCGCCGTCACGAGATCCTCGAGTATTCGCCGCTAGTTCGTGCGCGCATTCATCGGCTGGGCGAATCGGATGAAATTTTGGATCCAACATTCTTGGCTCAATACCGCGAATTCTTAAATACAGTCGCCTACGCTCGCGAAATCTCGCCCGAGCAACGACTGACGCTAGCGTATTACCTTCTGATCCAGAACCGCATCGCCGAATCGATCGCGGAATTCGACAAAGTTGATCGAACGACCGTGGCGACCAAGTTGCAATACGATTACATGGACGCGTACTTGGCGATGCATCGCGGCGAACACGCACGTGCTGAAAAGATCGCTGTTGCTAACGCAGGTCATCTGATTCCCCGCTGGGCCGCTCGGTTTAGAGAACTGCAATCACAGCTCGATCAGGTTCATGGTTGGGACACCGCGAACGAGGTCGTTTCAAAGGATGCTTTCGACGCTGGCGACAAAGTGATCGCCGAAGGCAGTGGCGACTTGGCCATGATCGATCGACAAACTCGTCAAGCGGTGGCGTCGGACGAAATGCCAGAATTAATCGTGCGGGTCGATGGTGGCTCGGTCCGGATCGATCATCGACGAACCCGATCGGCGACGTTGAATCTGTACGGCGTCGACTTGGAATTGTTGTTCAGCAAGGCACCCTTCGTTCGCGACGACTTGGCCAAGATGGCGATGGTACGACCGCTGCGAAGCGAGTCGATCGATTTCAAGGATACCAACGGAGTTGCCAATGTTGACTTGGATGAAGGCATGCGGCGTCAAACACTCTTGGTCGAAGTGGTTTCCGGAGTGTCACGTTCGACCGCGCTATCGTACGGAGGAAACCTAACGACGTACGTTTCTGAAGCGATGGGGCAATTGCAAGTGACCGACTCGCGAAACGGACGCCCAATCGGAACGACCTACGTCAAGGTTTACGCGAAGTATGCCGACGGATCGGTTCGCTTTTACAAGGACGGATACAGCGACGCACGAGGACGTTTCGACTATGCCAGTCTGAGTGCAGCGGATGCAAAGGGAGCAACAAGATTCGCGATCTTGGTGCTAAGCGACGAGCAAGGGGCAACGCTGCACGACGTAGCACCACCAAGAAAGTAGATCGGCTAATGCTGCGAGTCCGTCGCCGTTCCGACCGAGATCCCTCAAGCGAACCGCAAATAGTGTCAAATTGCGAAAATCAAAAACTTCCGAAAAATCGCGGCGCATTTTTGTTGACGGGGGGGGGGGGCTGTCCCGCTAAGTTGCGGTGAGAGCGTGGCAGCAACCGAAAGTTTCTCGAACGCGGCTGGAATGAAACGTATAACCAGCGGCATTCTGAAAGCGGTTGTATTTTCGTTTGGGACCAAACAGAAATTGATTGAAGGTGCTGAACTCGGTTGAGCATTCTTCAAACAGATGAGTGAATGATCCGAAATTTCAAGACTGGATGTTTCTCCCGATCACTAAAAAGGACTGACTTGTGAAAACAGTAGTCGTCAAAAGTCGCCATCCCAGAAAAGTCGCGACGCTAAGCAACGTCGCGCCGACTGGGAGCTTGTTGACCCAAAATATCCTTTCGGTTTCACTTGCACTGCTCAGCGTCGCCATCGCAGCAGGAATAACGCGTGGAGACGGAGAAGAAACAGGTTCGCATCTCAATAACGAAAGCGACCAGACTGAACAAAGGCTGGCGTTGTGTGACGGAAGGAGCATCGTTTCGCTAGGGGTCGCAAGACCGGGCGATAAGCTTTCTGCCGCGATTAGGCTCAATAACGAAAAAGAATCTACGCAAAGAATTACCGGAGCGACAGTTTCATGCGGCTGCTTGAAGGTCGTTCCGGGGCGTCGCGTGGTCCTTGCGAGATCGTCAACCTTGCTAAAAGTTTACACAGAAGCTGGTAAGCGAACAGGTAGGCATGAGCAGACGGTAACACTAAACGGGGTTGATGACCGCAAAGAGAGTTTCGTTAAACAAATTGTTTTCTATTATGACATCGTTGGTGACTTTCAGCTTTCCGTTCCTTCAAATCGATGGATGATTGATCGCTCTTCTTCGCAGGCCCCAACACTTGAATTTGTGCTTCGCGGATTTCGTGAGACGGATTTGAAACGAGTTGATGTGGATGTCAACGGTGTCGAGGTTCAAGTCAGTCGTACGTCGGTCGCTCCACGAGGAGATGAGTCGAGTCGAGAGGTTTGCGTAGCGACTCTGGTCGATCCGTCATCAATTGTCAGCCCGCTCGCAATTACTGTTTCGGCATCGTACCTAGCCGAAGGCCACGTAACTGAATCAAGTATGTCGGAGCGAATTGTACTAATAAACAAACCTAGCGTAACAATTTACCCAAAGTCTCCAAGGATTGAGGACGGGAATGTAGTGGTTTTTGCGAGACTATTGAGTGACCCCGTTGAAGGTGTGAGGTTTCGGCTTAGGCAACGAAATGCGGTCGCACTCATTGGAACCTACAAGAAACTTGGACCGCGATTCTATCAAGTTGATTTTGGCAAGTGATTTCGTCTGATGACAGATTGGATAGTGTGCTCTTAGTCAATGTTGATAGCAATGTGCATTCGATTCCCGTTCAACTCCTTCAGTAAGCAATGCAATGAAATACCACATTAGTTGTCGAGCCGGATCTTTTTGGATAATGACTGTCATCTTCTTGGCCTGCGTTGGGGAAGTTACGGTAGCGAGCGCAGAAGATGGGATTCTGAAATCCAAGCCTGGGTTCGGAGCCTTGGTTGTGGAAGCCATGGCTGCTCGTGCATCAGTTGTAGCTGGAGAATTCGAATACAGGATCGACAGTATTAAGGGCCGTGGGGATGATATCGAGTGGACCCAGGAAGGCGTGTATGGATTCGATGAACGATCGGATCGATCTATTCACGCATTCAAGCGTGTTCGAACGGAGCATGCGGTTGATCAAAATCCTTCAAACGCTAACGTCGGGGGCGGAATCATCTCTCAAACGGAGAACGGATTGCAGGTCACGGGAGGCGGCGTTTTTTCGCCGGATGTTTCTTTCTTGTTTCCGCCTGAAAGTCGAGTCGGGTTTGCAAAGTTACTGGAAACACGTCGTAACTATCCCTACCTAACACCATTCAATTTTCGATCATTTGGATTCGCGTTCTACGGAGATCTGTTGAAGAATTCGCCTTTTGATAAGGTAATTGCCTATTACCTCGCCGTTGACGATTCGACAGTGCCGGAAGTTCAAGCAAGCGATTTGCCAACGGAGTTGTTACCTGCTATCAGTGATGCCAGATACTTTGACTATGGAAATGTATTTTAGCGGTTGAAAGCGATCAAGACTATTGGGTTACAAGATCACGGTTCGCCACGCCAAAATACAAAAAATTGACGAACGGGCAACGTGAAAAAACTGGCGAGCAATTGCACAGTGATTGCGTCGTTAAATTGACACAGGTAGATGGTTACTGGGTTCCGAAACGCACGGTTTATACACATCGGAGCGGCAAGCTAGTAATCGATCTGACCTGGGCGTCGGTGAACTCAGATGACATTGATTTTTTGTCGACGGCGTTGTTGGTCGCATTAATAAGCCATTGCGTTAGTTTGGGTCTAAACACGAGGGTGTTGTTATGAAGTCTTGAGTCGTTGCGGCTGCTTTTGTTCTGCCATTCTTAATGCCGCAGATTTGGTCAATCGCAGATGAAGAGTGTTTTGACCTTGGTGGTCCAAACGATTGCGTCAGTGAATACAGTGTCGATGAATCCGAAACATGTGTCGCGGAATCGTGTACACCTAACTTTCAAACCGACGGTGCGGGCGTACCAATAGTTTTGAACGGCTGGGTTCAAGTTGATTCTTACGATTGTCCTGCGAATACGAAGGAATTTGTTGTGCAGTCGGGATCGTTTTCATCGTGTGATGAAGGTACTGGGACGGGTGAGTATGCAGAAAGAGCTGATGCCACCGATGTTTATTGTGTCAAGACAAAGTTTTGCGCAGCGACCTGCAATGTTACGGCTGAAACGATAACTGTCCATGGTGGTGAGTTGAGGATCGCTTACTGCAAGAGTGGTGGTGGCCCGAGTTCCCAATGCGCTAACGGGGATCACGAAGGCTGCATCGTTTCAAGCCAAGAATGCGTTGGCGAATGTCCTGACGAACCAGAAGAACCGTGAGAAGCACCACGAAGCGTGCCCAGGTTGCTGAACGTGGGACGGGGATTGGTTTGATCTGCGTGCAGCAGTTTCTGGTTTCGGGCTTTTTTGTGGGCGACTTGCTGGACGTAGGGTGTGTCAACGAATTGCGCCTCCCTACTTTCGTCTTCAAGACTCTGCGTTTCAACGTTCTTTACGCAGTGTATGCCGAGAAACGGAGAGGGAAGGTGAGCAACAACTCAGGTTTCCAATTTGGCGACCGCGACTAGAGCATTCTGGTCACGTGAAGTGTCGGCCCGGCCTAAGTCCACTGCCGCAGCCACTTTTCGAGGGTCAGCAAATTCCACAATCGGTAGCCGTGGTTTTGCTCGTTCGTTTCGTGCGAGCGGACCAGTTCGGCGACGGCTTCTTTGCGGAAAATCGGTGCGATCTTGGCATCGTCGGCTAGTAGTGTGTCGTGAACCATTGGTTTCAATTCGTTTCGGAACCAGGCACCGATCGGGATGCCAAATCCCATCTTCTTCCGTGTGAAGATCGATGGCGGGATCATCGATCCGAACGTGTCCTGCAGAATCAACTTTCCGCGTCGCCCGCGGAACTTCATGTCGACGGGCAACGATGCGGCGAATTCAACAATCCGGTAATCCAGTAACGGTTGACGAACTTCCAAACCGTGTGCCATCGATGCGATGTCGACTTTCGTACAGAGATCGCATGGCAAGTACGACAGAATGTCCGACGTGCTCGCTCGCGTGACGACATCACGTCCTTCACTTCGTGCCCACACCGAATCTAGAAAGTCGAACGGATCGGATTCAGGCAGGGATGCCACGAACTCGTCCGTGTACATCGACGCGCGAAGCGATTCCGGGAAGATCTGCAGCCAATTCAAGTAGCGTCGCGCAGTTGGTTGACCAAGTGCTTCAAGGAACCGTTTGCCACGCCGCACGATCGATCGACGCTTGTTTGAGTCGGGCAACCGCCGGATCAAACCGATGCCGGGAATCCTTTGAATCGGAAATAACCGTTGCAGTTTTTGGCTCAACCATAACGCTTGATACCGTTCATAACCGGCGAACAGTTCGTCGCCACCGTCGCCTGACAACGCCACAGTGACTTCGCGTTTGGTCAGTTCCGAAAGATACCAGGTGGGAACCGCCGATGAGTCGCCAAACGGTTCGTCGTAATGCCACACCAACTTGTCGATCACATCAACGCCACTGGGCGTTACTTCGAATCGCGTGTGTTTGGTGCCCAGGTGCTTGGCAACTTGTGCGGCATAGACCGTTTCATCGAAATCGGCGATCGGAAAACCGATACTGAATGTGTTGACTGGGTTTGGCGATTGAGACTGTGCGATGGCAGTGATCAAGGACGAATCAATACCACCGGACAAAAATGACCCGAGCGGAACATCTGCTTGTAGTCGTAGCTTTACCGAATCACTGAGCAGTTCGCGGAGTCGTTCTTGAGCCTCGGCGGGGCGGATTGGACGCTCGACTGATGGGTCAAAATTCCAGTATCGATGGACGGACAGCTCGCCATTTTCGTAAATGGCATAGTGACCAGGTTCTAACTTTCGAACTCCTTTCCAGATCGTGCCGGGATGAGGAATGTATTGATAGGTTAGGAACTCATCGATGGCGGCAGGGTCGATCTCGGTACAGACACCGGGTACCGCAGCCAAGCATTTCAGTTCGCTACCGAAAACCAGTCGATCATCTTTGACGGCATAGTACAGCGGCTTTTGTCCGATGCGATCGCGTGCTAAGACCATGCGGTTGCGTCGGGCATCCCAAATCGCGATCGCGAACATCCCGTTAAGCTGATCAAAGCAGTCGGTGCCAAGGTCTTCATACAAGTGGACGATCGACTCGCCGTCGCCGTGAGTCGCGAACGTGTGTCCGGTGCCTTCGAGACGTCGCCGCAAGGTTTGGAAGTTGTAGATCTCGCCATTGAAAACCAATCGGACGGTACCGTCTTCGTTGGAAAGCGGTTGCCGAGCACCTTCGAGGTCAATGATGCTGAGACGGCGGAATCCCAAGCCGACCCCGATTCGATTGCCGTAGGCGTCACGGTGATCGGGGTTCATCCAGATCTGTGAATCGTTGGGACCACGGTGCGCGATCGTGTCGGTCATCTTTTTCAGATGATCAGGCGTGATCGCAGAGCGATCGTCACGCCAAACCGAGCCAGTGATTCCGCACATTGAGTATTTCCAAGCTTGCCACGTTGCGTAAACCAGGACCTACGCCTGGCGAGATCCATTGCCAGGATAATTCCTGATCGTAGGGTCTGGTAATGTCTAGCCGGCTGGTAGAGCGGGTGAATGCGTATGCCGTTTCACCATCACCACTTCGCAGTTGCCAGATCGGAAGATGACGTCATCCATGAAGCTGGTCAACAACATCAGGCCACGACACTGTTCCAGCTCGAAAGATTCCGGTGTTCCCGGTGCCGGGGTCATGCGTGTCACTCGGCCGCGTCCGCTTTGTGAGACTTGGATACGAGTGTCGTCCGTGCCGACTGAAAATTTTAGTTCAACGGTTTGTCCCGCGTACTCTTTGCTGGCCGTCCGTTCGGCCATTTCCTGAATTCCAGTTTCTTCATTGCCAAGCCATCGGCTAAGCAGCGTCTCGTCATCTCGAATTTCCAGATTGCCAAAACAGATCGCGTTCAGCAGCGCGCTGTGGACCGCGGTTCCCAATCGCACCCGCTGGGTTGTGTTCATGTGCCCTGCCGAGGCCAGTGACTGGACGACGAAATGCACGACCGGCTCGATCGAGGTCAAATTGTTGGAAAGTTGCAAAGTGTATTCGGGACAGGTCGATTTTTGGCCACTGCCGTCAAAGACTCGGTCCGATGCAGCCATTCGGATGGTTTGGCCCACCACGCGGCAAAGCAACTTCGAGAGCGAATTTTTGGGGACAAAGTTGGCCGCTCCCAACGCAAGCGCATCGACGGCCAGCGATTCGCTCCCCCGCGCGGTTACGACGACCGAGGGCAGTTTGGGGTATTGCTCGGCTACGGCCTGGACCAATTCCATTCCGTTCATTTCCGGCATTCGCAGGTCTGTGACGACCAGATCCGGTTGCCGCTGGCTAAGTGTCTCAAACGCCAGTCGCCCATTCTCAACGCACTCGACCTGATGCCCGCCAGACTCCAGAATGGACCGAATCAACGCAGCGTGAGTCGAACTGTCCTCGGCCAGTAAGATTGATGACATGGTGGTTCTTCTCGGTGGAGTGTCGCCGGCAACGCTGATCGCTACTATCTGTTTCCAGTCTATCTGATCCCGCCTCTTCTCGGTGTTTCGTCAATGCAGAATCGACTTTCCCGATGTATTTGTTCCCTGTCGTTTGTCTTGGTTGCTTTTGCGGGAATCGGTGCTGCCGGTTTATCCGCGATAGCGGACGGGCCTGCTGACAACCGGGCGGATCAAGTTCGTCCGATTCCGCCGCCGGGTATCGAGTTAGATGCCGCGGTCAGCGATGGGTTGATGAAAAGGTGTGAGTCGATTCGCACTCGGTTCATCGCCATCGATCTTGAGGGCAAAGACGTCAAAGTTCAGTCGCTCGCCAGCGAAGTGTTGGTCTTTCCTCGCGCGGTTGAACTGGCCATCGAATTTGGCCAATTCTACAAGCCACGCGAAATCGAATCGGCCGGGAAGTTGTTGGATGAGGCAGAGCGGCGAATTACCGTGATCAAAGACGGCGGCGATTGGGGCGAGGTGGTCGGCATCGGCGACGGAGTGAACCAGAAGCTGATTGTCGGTGGTTATCAATCGAAAATTGATGGTTCTTTTCAACCATATAGCGTCGTCCTGCCGGCGGGAATGCGCAAGTGTGACCCACGTCCGCGGCGACTGGATATTTGGTTTCATGGTCGCGGTGAAACTCTCAGCGAAGTTGGCTTCCTGACCAAACAGCAAACCAATGCCGGTGAATATGCTCCGGTGGATACGCTTGTATTGCATCCTTACGGTCGTTATTGCAACGCATTCAAATTCGCTGGCGAAGTCGATGTGCTCGAGTCGCTCGAATACGTCAAGTCGCGACTAGCCGTCGATCCCGCCCGCATCAGCGTGCGTGGATTTTCCATGGGCGGTGCAGCATGCTGGCAGATGGCGACTCATCACGCAGATCGCTGGTTTGCGGCCAACCCAGGTGCCGGTTTCTCGGAAACGCCAGAGTTCTTGAGCTTCTTTCAGAATGAAGATGCTCGCGCGACCGCGCCGGATTACCAACAATCGCTGTGGCAGTGGTACGATTGCCCGCCGTGGGCTGGTAACCTCAAGCAATGTCCAACCATCGCGTACAGTGGCGAGATCGACAAGCAAAAGCAAGCAGCCGACGTGATGGAGACGGCGCTTCGTGGTGTCGGAATCGATCTGGTCCACGTGATTGGACCCAATACGGCGCACAAAATTCATCCTGATTCAAAAACGAAAATCGAATCAACCATGGCGACGCTCGCACGTATCGCGGACACTGTCGCGCCGCGGCGGATTGAATTTACGACCGTGACACTTCGGTATCACCAAATGTACTGGGTTGATGTGCAAGGCCTAGCACAACACTGGAAGCCGGCCGAAGTGGTCGCCGATGTTGATTCTGCATCGCGAATTCGGATCAAAACCGACAACGTCACTCATCTGAATTTACAGTTTGGGCCGGGTCAATGGCCGGGCGCCACGTCGGGGCCAGTCAAGATCGAGATCGACGGGACTACGATCATCGGTCCTGCGATTCGTTCGGATCGATCGTGGAATGTTTCACTGGTGCGAAGTGAAAAGGAATGGGCGACGGCTTCGGAAGAAGCAACAACCGAACTTCGGAAGCGTCCAGGACTGCAAGGTCCGATCGACGATGCGTTGATGGATTCGTTTGTGTTCGTGATGCCGGGCGACAAGTCCAGTGATAAGGTCGTTCAGCAATGGGTCGAGTCCGAATCGGTGCACGCGATGGACCAGTGGCGGAAACATTTTCGCGGGGACGTCCGTCAAACCGTCGATCGTGATTTGACCGATCAACAGATTGCATCGAGCAACTTGATTCTGTTTGGTGATGTTGAATCGAACGAAGTGATCGCGAGAATTGCGGACGAGTTGCCGGTGGAGTGGAGTGACAGCGATGTCACGATTGGCGAGCACAAAGTGCCGCGGACCGGCCATGTGCCGATCTTGATCTTTCCAAACCCGCTAAACCCCAATCGTTATGTTGTCATCAACAGCGGGTTCACATTTCGTGAATACGACTATCTCAATAACGCCCGCCAAACACCAAAGTTGCCTGACTGGGCACTGGTGGATGTGACCGGCGGCGCGACGTCCCAGGCAGCAGGCGAAGTAAAAGCCGCCGGCTTCTTTGACGAAAAATGGCAACCGTAAGCCAGCATGCTCACTGGCTTACGGATCATTGGCTTACGGGCGTGTGAAAATCAAACTCGCCAGGACAAGTTCTGGCTTAGGCTGATACCGCGGTTGCGCAGTCGATCGCGTACCCGACCGACGCTTGTCGGACGCAGATGGCATCTTTGTTTCGCACTGCTTGCTTGCGGCGCAGTTCGTCAAGCACCTCGGGGCGAATCGCGACACGATCGTCAACCGGAATAGCTCGCAAAGGTTGTGACGACTTAAGCTGGGCGATGCGGTTCTGCAAATCCGCAGCCAATTGTCCGGCGATGGCTCGGTTCGTCGGTGACGCGAGTTTCGCCAACGCAGCAATCTGGGCTTCGATTTCACCGACCTGAATTTCTTCGGTCATCCGATGGCTCGAACCTGCGGATCGGGACATGTCCGCGTCTGATCGACGATCGGCGATTTCACCTCGGACGATGGCGAGTTCGCGAGGCGCCTCGATCCCAATTTCGGTTCGTGACGTCTTCAAATCCAAGATTCGAACCACGACGCCCAAAGCGGGAATCTCGATCGATTCCCCTATTTTCCGTGACAGTACCAACATGCCTAACTCCGTTTTAAGGTCCGAAGGATGATTTAATCGGCCAGGAGTTTACCGCAGAGCCCGGTTGGGTACAAGCGTATAGGTGTGAACGTGTGTTTCGTGTAGTCAATCGGTCCTTTCAGGCCGCCTGTGGGGCTCGCGTGGCGCGAACGATTTGGACGCTATTTTCGCTCGCCAGATTGATCATGTCGATTTCGTATTCTCGGTGGCGCGCGTTCCAGATTTCGACGATCGGCCGAGTAAAGTTTTCGCCGTTGGATCGAACGACACGCCCAACTTGGCCGTCACTCATTTCGACGAACGAACCGATGGGGAATAAAGACACCGCGTGCAGTAAACCGCGAACGGACTTCGAATCGAATTTTCCACCGGCAACGTCGTGCAGAAGTTTCTCGATCGCGAAGTACGGCATCAGGCCTTTGCGGTGACCACGGTTCGATACCAATCCGACATAGGCATCTGCGACCGCAGCGATCCGAGCCAGCGGGTGAATCTCGTCCACCACACGACCGCGCGGGTAACCACTGCCGTCGCATCGCTCGTGAAGTTGGTAGGCCACGATTCGTGCGACTCGCGAGATCCGGACTCCGGGGCATTGTAACGCATCGAGTGTCAGTACCGGGTGCTCGGCGAGAGAGGTAAGTTCGTCCGGCGTCAACTTTCGCTTCTCGGTATAGACCTTTCGCGGCATCATTTTCATTCCGACGTCATGGATCAAGCATCCCGTGCCAAGATCGACAAGACTGGCATCATCTAGCCCAAGCATTAGGCCAATGGAAATCGCGACGCTGCACACATGCAGGCTATGTCGCGCTGGATACTCGGTGTCGAATGGATTCAAGCCCAGACAAAGGAACATGTCGCGGTCGTCAAGAATCGACTTGACGCTGTCTCGGCAAACGCCCTCAAGTGATTCGTCATTGGCCGAGGATCCTTTGATCAGATTCACGAACAATTCGTCAAGGTAAGCGATTTGTTGTTCGGATTTCTTGACCGTTTCGAGCATGTGATGTCGGTCATAGCGATCCTGGCGCGGTGCTCCAAGTCGTTCGGCAACTGTCTCGGTCGGCATCTCGATTGATGCCTTGAATCCTTCACCGACGACTTCTTCATCGATGTCAGAAGTGGCTCGGTTTGTCTTGCAAATTTGCGAGTACGAATGGTCGTCGGCTTTGCGGGCAATGCCTTGCGGCGCACCCGCTTTTAGCCTCGCGAGGTCACGTCGATTGACAACGACATTGTTGATTCCGCGTTTGACGAGCATGTTGAGAAACTGCTCGTTGATTTCGATGTTCTTGCCCAGCAGCTTTGTTCCTGCCGAATCAGGATCAAAGATAGGCGAAGATAGAACGGTCCCGACCGAAAGTGTCGATAGCGAGACGCGAGCGAAGGTGGCAGACACGCGAAAGCCTTGATGGGGGGAGAAACTCGATTCCATCCGACCAGGACTCTTGGGGAGTCTTGGTGCGCATGGGTGCCCCACTCATACTTTTAACGCTGCAAGACGGAACTGCCCTCCCGTTTCTATGATGGCTATCGAAACGTGCACACGTCCATCCTTATGAATTTATGCGGGGGCGCGCCAGTTGTCCCGGAGACCCTCATCAGCGTGAGCATAATCGCTACGACCGCGACTTCTTGGTCAAGCCGTTTTGTAGTTGGTCAGTCACGCGATATGCCACGCGTTCCCGTTTTGCGTACCGCTCAGTCGCTGTTCCTACGCAAGCCGATTGCGTGACTAACCCGGCGGCCAAGTCAACTTGCGGCCGCCCATGACATGAAAATGAAGGTGGGGGACTTCTTGGCCGCCGTCGTCGCCACAGTTACAGACAAGCCGGTAGCCGCCCGTCAGACCTTCGGCGGCGGCGACTTGGGACGCGACGACGACACAGCGGCCAATGATTGCTTGGTCTTCGTCGTTTAGGTCGGCGAGGGAGACGATTTCCTTTTTGGGGATCACCAGAAAGTGTGTCGGTGCTTTGGGGCTGATATCGCGAAAA comes from the Rubripirellula reticaptiva genome and includes:
- a CDS encoding DUF1573 domain-containing protein — its product is MTQNILSVSLALLSVAIAAGITRGDGEETGSHLNNESDQTEQRLALCDGRSIVSLGVARPGDKLSAAIRLNNEKESTQRITGATVSCGCLKVVPGRRVVLARSSTLLKVYTEAGKRTGRHEQTVTLNGVDDRKESFVKQIVFYYDIVGDFQLSVPSNRWMIDRSSSQAPTLEFVLRGFRETDLKRVDVDVNGVEVQVSRTSVAPRGDESSREVCVATLVDPSSIVSPLAITVSASYLAEGHVTESSMSERIVLINKPSVTIYPKSPRIEDGNVVVFARLLSDPVEGVRFRLRQRNAVALIGTYKKLGPRFYQVDFGK
- the asnB gene encoding asparagine synthase (glutamine-hydrolyzing); the protein is MCGITGSVWRDDRSAITPDHLKKMTDTIAHRGPNDSQIWMNPDHRDAYGNRIGVGLGFRRLSIIDLEGARQPLSNEDGTVRLVFNGEIYNFQTLRRRLEGTGHTFATHGDGESIVHLYEDLGTDCFDQLNGMFAIAIWDARRNRMVLARDRIGQKPLYYAVKDDRLVFGSELKCLAAVPGVCTEIDPAAIDEFLTYQYIPHPGTIWKGVRKLEPGHYAIYENGELSVHRYWNFDPSVERPIRPAEAQERLRELLSDSVKLRLQADVPLGSFLSGGIDSSLITAIAQSQSPNPVNTFSIGFPIADFDETVYAAQVAKHLGTKHTRFEVTPSGVDVIDKLVWHYDEPFGDSSAVPTWYLSELTKREVTVALSGDGGDELFAGYERYQALWLSQKLQRLFPIQRIPGIGLIRRLPDSNKRRSIVRRGKRFLEALGQPTARRYLNWLQIFPESLRASMYTDEFVASLPESDPFDFLDSVWARSEGRDVVTRASTSDILSYLPCDLCTKVDIASMAHGLEVRQPLLDYRIVEFAASLPVDMKFRGRRGKLILQDTFGSMIPPSIFTRKKMGFGIPIGAWFRNELKPMVHDTLLADDAKIAPIFRKEAVAELVRSHETNEQNHGYRLWNLLTLEKWLRQWT
- a CDS encoding ATP-binding response regulator: MSSILLAEDSSTHAALIRSILESGGHQVECVENGRLAFETLSQRQPDLVVTDLRMPEMNGMELVQAVAEQYPKLPSVVVTARGSESLAVDALALGAANFVPKNSLSKLLCRVVGQTIRMAASDRVFDGSGQKSTCPEYTLQLSNNLTSIEPVVHFVVQSLASAGHMNTTQRVRLGTAVHSALLNAICFGNLEIRDDETLLSRWLGNEETGIQEMAERTASKEYAGQTVELKFSVGTDDTRIQVSQSGRGRVTRMTPAPGTPESFELEQCRGLMLLTSFMDDVIFRSGNCEVVMVKRHTHSPALPAG
- a CDS encoding prolyl oligopeptidase family serine peptidase, with the translated sequence MVAFAGIGAAGLSAIADGPADNRADQVRPIPPPGIELDAAVSDGLMKRCESIRTRFIAIDLEGKDVKVQSLASEVLVFPRAVELAIEFGQFYKPREIESAGKLLDEAERRITVIKDGGDWGEVVGIGDGVNQKLIVGGYQSKIDGSFQPYSVVLPAGMRKCDPRPRRLDIWFHGRGETLSEVGFLTKQQTNAGEYAPVDTLVLHPYGRYCNAFKFAGEVDVLESLEYVKSRLAVDPARISVRGFSMGGAACWQMATHHADRWFAANPGAGFSETPEFLSFFQNEDARATAPDYQQSLWQWYDCPPWAGNLKQCPTIAYSGEIDKQKQAADVMETALRGVGIDLVHVIGPNTAHKIHPDSKTKIESTMATLARIADTVAPRRIEFTTVTLRYHQMYWVDVQGLAQHWKPAEVVADVDSASRIRIKTDNVTHLNLQFGPGQWPGATSGPVKIEIDGTTIIGPAIRSDRSWNVSLVRSEKEWATASEEATTELRKRPGLQGPIDDALMDSFVFVMPGDKSSDKVVQQWVESESVHAMDQWRKHFRGDVRQTVDRDLTDQQIASSNLILFGDVESNEVIARIADELPVEWSDSDVTIGEHKVPRTGHVPILIFPNPLNPNRYVVINSGFTFREYDYLNNARQTPKLPDWALVDVTGGATSQAAGEVKAAGFFDEKWQP
- a CDS encoding carbon storage regulator codes for the protein MLVLSRKIGESIEIPALGVVVRILDLKTSRTEIGIEAPRELAIVRGEIADRRSDADMSRSAGSSHRMTEEIQVGEIEAQIAALAKLASPTNRAIAGQLAADLQNRIAQLKSSQPLRAIPVDDRVAIRPEVLDELRRKQAVRNKDAICVRQASVGYAIDCATAVSA